The following is a genomic window from Verrucosispora sp. WMMD573.
AGCACGGCGGAGACGGCCGGCCCGGCCAGCGACACCAGCAGGTCCACCCGTGGGGAGGGTGCGTCGCGGTCCATCTCCGTGTAGCCGCCGAGCAGTTCCAGAGTGATTCCGCGCACCCCGATGCCGAAGCGGCGGGCGGTGAGGGCGTGGCCGAGTTCGTGAGCCAGCACCGAGCCGAGCAGCGCGAGGACGAACCCGGCGCCGACGAGATAGCCGCCGAGCGGGGACAGTTGCAGTCGTTGGCCGGCCAGTTCGCCGTACAGGACCGTGATCAGGAGGGCGAGCAGCAGGATCGAGGCGTTCAGGTAGAGCGGCACCCCGAGGATCCGACCCACCCGCATGCCGGGGCGCTGGCCGGCCCGTGGTCGCCTGCGCTGTTCCATCGGGCTGATGCTACGCGGCGGGAGATCACGTACCGGAGCGGCGGCGGCCGGCCTGTCATACCGGTGGCCTAACCTTCCGGGGCATGACGGCCGATCCGGTGATCACTCAGCAGGCCCCGACCCCGACGGAGCTGCCGGCGACGGTGCGGGCCTCGCTGTCACCGTCGCGGGCGGCGGATTTCAAGACCTGCCCGCTGCTCTACCGGTTCCGCAGCATCGACCGGCTGCCCGAGCGGCCCAGCGTGGAGCAGGCTCGGGGCACGCTGGTGCACGCGGTGCTGGAGCGGTTGTTCGACCTGGCGCCGGCCGCCCGCACTCCGGAGGCCGCCGGTGATCTCGTGGCCGGCCAGTGGGACCGCCTGGTCACCGAGCAGCCGGAGTTGGCCGGGTTGTTCCCCGATGACGACCCGGCCGCCGCGGCGGAGTTCCTTCGATCGGCGTCGGCCCTGCTGGGCGGCTACTTCGCGGTGGAGGATCCGCGCCGGCTGGAGCCGGCGGAGCGGGAGAGTCTGATCTCCGCCGTGGTCGACGACGAGCTGCTGATTCGGGGCTATCTCGACCGGCTCGACGTGGCTCCCGACGGTGCGCTGCGGGTGGTGGACTACAAGACCGGCGGCGCCCCACGGGAGGCGTTCGAGGCGCGGGCGCTGTTCCAGTTGAAGTTCTACGCCCTGGTCCTGTGGCGCACCCGTGGCGTGGTGCCGCGGGTGCTGCGCCTGCTCTACCTCAAGGACGCCGAGGTGTGCGACTACGCCCCCGACGCCGAGGAGTTGGTGCGCTTCGAACGGACGGTGGTGGCGTTGTGGCGGGCGATCGAGCAGGCCACCGCTGCCCGGGATTTCCGGCCCCGGCCGAGCCGGCTGTGCGACTGGTGTAGTCATCAGGCCCGCTGCCCCAGCTACGGCGGGACTCCGCCGCCCTTCCCGGAGCCGACGGCGACGCCCGATCCGCTGCGTGACGCCCGGTCCTCCCCCGCGCCACCGGGCGCCGACGAGTAGCGTCCCTCCTTCCCGGGGATGAGGGGCGAGTCACCACACAAGACGATCTCTCAGCGGTGGGGGCGGCTAGCGTCGGGGCGTGGGTAACGCGTTGAGGCAGTGGCTGGGTCGCAATCCGGCGGCCGGCGACGCGCTGCTGGCCGTTGGCCTGGTGCTGGGCGAGGCCGTGTTCACCCTGCTCACCCCCCGCGAGTTCTGGTCTCGACCGCTGCCGGCGGCGCTGGGGTGGAGCGTGTTGTGCGCGACGCCGGTGGTGCTGCGCCGGGTGGCGCCGTGGCCGGCCCTGCTCGCCGCGCTGGTCACGTTGCTGTTCCCGGTCGTCATCGAGGTGGCGCCGGCGACGCAGAGCCTCACCTTCGTGGTGCTCACCTACACGATGGCGGCCTACCGTCCGGCGCGTCCGGCGGTGGTGGCGGCGGCGGGGTTGTGGCTTCCGGTCGCCGTGGTGAACACGGTGGTGCCGCCGGAGGGTGTTCCGCAGGTCAGCACGGCGTTCCTCATCGCGAACAACATCCTGGTGGGGATCGTGTCGTTCTCGGTGGGCCGGACGGTGCACGCCCGCCGCTCCTCCACCGAGGCGTTGCGGGAACGGGCCCGGGTCGCCGAGGCCAACCAGCGGGCGCTGGCCGAACAGGCGGTGGCCGACGAACGGCGCCGGATCGCCCGGGAGTTGCACGACGTGGTGGCCCACCACGTCAGCGTGATGGGGGTGTTGGCCACCGGGGTGCGCCGGGTGCTGCGGCGCGACCCGGACAGCGCCGACGAGGCGATGGCCACGATCGAGGAGACCAGCCGGGCGACGCTGCGGGAGCTGCGCCGGCTGCTGGACGTGCTGCGTACCGAGGCCGAGCCGGCGGCGGAGTTGGCGCCGCAGCCGGGCCTGGCCGGTATCGCGACGCTCACCGATCAGGTCCGGGAGGCCGGGTTGCCGGTGACCTTGACCGTGACGGGAACGGCGGGGCAGTTGGAGGAGGGGGTGGCGCTGACCGTGTACCGGATCGTGCAGGAGGCGCTGACGAACGCCCTCAAACATGCCGGTTCGGCGACCGCGCAGGTGCGGGTGGGTTTCGGTGGGGACGCGGTGGAGGTCGAGGTCACCGACACCGGTCGCGGGCCGTCACCGGACACCGATCGGATCGGGCACGGCCTGGTCGGGATGCGGGAACGGGTCGGCCTCTACGGTGGGACCCTGCGCACCGGCGCGCGCAGCGGCGGCGGGTACCGGGTGTACGCCCGGATTCCGGTCGAGCCGCTGCCCGAGGCCAGCCGGCGGTGAGGTGGCTCTGGTGAGCGGTGCAGTCGACAGGGAGGACCAGATGGCCGATTCGACGGGGCAGGCCCGGCCGGTGCGGATCCTGCTCGCCGACGACCAGCCGCTGCTGCGTACCGGATTCCGGATGGTCCTGGGCGCGGAGGCCGACCTGGACATCGTCGCGGAGGCCGGTGACGGGGTGGAGGCGGTGGAACTGTCCCGTCGGTTGCTGCCGGACGTGGTGCTGATGGACATCCGGATGCCAAGGATGGATGGGGTGAGCGCCACCCGGGCGATCGTGGATGCCCGGCTGCCGGTGCGGGTGCTCATTCTGACCACCTTCGATCTGGACGAGTACGTGGTGGGTGCGCTGCGGGCCGGGGCGAGCGGCTTCCTGGCCAAGGATGTGCCGGCGGAGGATCTGGTCACCGCGATCCACACGGTGGCCGCCGGCGACGCGGTGGTGGCGCCGCGGATCCTGCGCCGGCTGCTGGACCGCTTCGCCGACGTGCTGCCGGATCCGTCCGCGACGCCACCGAAGGCACTGGGCGCACTCACCGAGCGGGAGCGGGAGGTGCTCGTGCACGTCGCCCGCGGCCTGTCGAACGCCGAGATCGCCCGAGCGCTGTCGGTGAGCGAGACCACCATCAAGACGCACGTCGGACATGTGTTGACCAAGCTCGGGCTACGCGACCGGGTGCAGGCGGTGGTGTTGGCGTACGAGTCGGGCCTGGTCCGACCTGGGGGTTAACGCCCCCGTTGCATCAGTCACCTACCGTGACGGCTTCCGGTGGAAATCGGTTGACCCTCACGCGACGGCAACGTCCAGGATGACCGTGAACACCGGCGGCAGGTGGCCGACAGCTACCGGAGTCGGGGACAACCCTGACTTCGGTTGGGGGGTACCCGCAGCCGGAAATCCGCTTCGGCTCCGTCCGGAGTCGGACGGATCGGCGGTGGGCAGCACAGATGATGGACTCGCACCGGACCAGCGGGGGCGGTGCGAGCAGACGCGACGGAGAGGTACGTGACGTGACCGCTACCACAGGCCAGCCGGCATCGGCCGCAGCCCGGGCGAGCGACGTGTGGAAGGTGTACGGCAGCGGCGAGGCGCAGGTCATCGCCCTGCGGGGGGTCAGCGCGGAGTTCGAGCGCGGACGGTTCACCGCGATCATGGGACCGTCGGGTTCCGGTAAGTCGACGTTGATGCACTGCCTCGCCGGGTTGGACTCGGTGACCAGGGGGACCGTGGAGATCGGCGAGACCACCGTCACCGGGCTCGGTGACGCGGGCCTGACGAAGCTGCGCCGCGACAAGGTCGGCTTCATCTTCCAGCAGTTCAACCTGCTGCCGACGTTGACCGCCAAGGAGAACATCCTGCTCCCGTTGTCGATCGCCGGGCGCAGGCCGGATCCGGCCTGGTTCGACGTCGTGATCGACACGGTGGGTCTGCGGGACCGGTTGGGTCACCGGCCGGCGCAGTTGTCCGGCGGCCAGCAGCAGCGGGTGGCGTGCGCCCGGGCCCTGGTCGCCCGCCCCGAGGTGATCTTCGCGGACGAGCCGACCGGCAACCTGGACTCGCGCTCCGGCGCGGAGGTGTTGAACTTCCTGCGCAACTCGGTACGCCAGCACGGGCAGACCATCGTCATGGTCACTCACGATCCGACGGCCGCCGCGTACGCCGACCGGGTGGTGTTCCTCGCCGACGGGCAGATCGTCTCGGAGTTGATCGAGCCGACCGCGGACACGGTGCTGGACACGATGAAGAAGCTGGACACGCCCGCCGAGGTGGCCGGCTGATGTTCCGGGCAACTGTGAAGAGTCTGCTGGCCCGCAAGGTCCGGCTGATCCTGTCCGGCCTGGCCGTGGTGCTCGGCGTGATGTTCGTCTCGGGCGCCTTCGTCCTCACCGACACCCTGGGCCGCTCCTTCGACTCGCTGTTCGCCGACGCGTACGCCGAGGTGGACGTCAACGTGGCCGCCAAGCCGAAGCTGGAACTCGGCGAGCTGGAGGGCGAGCAGCTCGCCAGCCCATTCCCGGCCGCCACGTTGGAGACGGTGCGCGCGGTGGACGGGGTGTCCGAGGCGACCGGGGTGGTCTCCGTCGACGGGGCCCGGCTGATCGGCAGCAACGGCAAGGCCGTCACCTCGTTCGGGCCGCCGCAGTTGGGCGGCAACTGGACCGGCGAGAGCGACCTGGTGCGGTTGCGGGAGGGTCGGGCGCCGCAGGCCGACGACGAGATCGTGATCAACAAGGGGCTGGCGGACGCCGGCCGGGTGGCGCTCGGCGACCGGGTGGGTGTGCTCACCCTCCAGCCGCGCGAGGAGTTCACGATCGTCGGCATCTTCGGTTACAGCGGTGACCGGGACTCCCTCGGCGGCGCCAACGAGGTCATGTTCACCACTCCCGTGGCCCAGCAGCTGATGCTCGGCGAGTCGGACGTGTTCAGCAACATCGTGGTCACCGCCGCCGACGGGGTGTCCGACGAGCAACTGCGCGACGCGGTGGCCACGGCGGTCGGCGACGGCTACGTGGTCAAGACCGGCGAGCAGCTCTCCGCCGACGCCGCCGCCGGCCTGAAGGAGGGGCTGTCCTTCTTCAACCGGATCCTGCTCGGCTTCGCCGCGGTGGCCCTGCTGGTCGGTACGTTCCTGATTCTCAACACGTTCTCCATCATCGTCGCGCAGCGCACCCGGGAACTGGCGTTGCTGCGGGCCGTCGGCGCCAGCGGCAAGCAGATCATCGGCTCGGTGGTCCTGGAGGCGATCGCCGTCGGATTGATCGCCTCGGTGTTCGGCCTGGCCGCCGGCATCGGCGTCGGCGCGCTGCTGGCGTACCTGTTCGGCAACCTCGCCGGTGGGCTGGCCCTGGCCGGGGTAGCGGTGCCGGCGTCGGCGGTGATCGGCGCGTTCGGTGTCGGTCTGGTGATCACGGTGCTGGCGGCGCTGCTGCCGGCGCTGCGGGCCGCGCGGATCCCACCGATCGCGGCGATGCAGGACGTGGCCACGCCGGACCGGCCGTTGACCAAGGTGACCGTCGGCGGTGCGCTGGTCACCGCGATCGGCGCCACCCTGCTCTTCCTCGGCCTGGGCGGGCACGCCGGTGACAGCACGCTGGCCACCATCCTCGGTGGCGTGCTGTTCTCGTTCATCGGGGTGGCCCTGCTGACGCCGCTGATCAGTCGTCCGGTGGTGGCGGCGCTGGGCACGGTCTTCTCCGGCTGGGTGCCGGGCAAGCTGGGTCGGCTCAACTCTGGTCGCAACCCGCGCCGCACCGCGATCACCGCCGCCGCGTTGATGGTGGGTATCGCCCTGGTCACCGGCATCACGGTGATCCTGGATTCGGCCAAGAGCAGCATCAGCGGGCTGGCGCAGGACAGCATCCGCGCCGAGCTGGTGATCGCCGGGGCGCAGTCGGGTCCGCGCCCGCCGACGTTCGACCCGGCGGTGCTGGACGAGGCGAAGGCGATCCCCGGTGTCCGCCTCGTCGACGGCGAGTACGGCGACATGGCGCTCGTCGGCGGCGAGAGTACCTGGGTCGGCGCCAGCAGCGAACCGAGCGCGCTGGTGGAGATGTTCGGCGCGACCGCCACCGCCGGGGACATCGGGCGGCTGGGGCCGGGCCAGATGCTGATCAGTTCCGACGCGGCGGAGTCGCGTGGCCTGTCGGTCGGCTCGACGGTGCCGGTGCAGTTGGCCCGCGGCGAGGAGCGCAGCTACACGGTCACCGGCATCTACCAGAGCACCCCGCTGTTCGGCGGCATCACCTTGCCCGCCGAGGCGGCGCGTGACTTCGCCATCCCGCAGCCCATCCAGGGTTACCTCCAGTTGGAGCCGGGAGTACGGGCGGCCGACGTGCTGCCCCGGGTGGAGGCGCTGCTGGCGGACAGCCCGGAGGTGTCGGTCGCCGACCGGGACGCGTTCATCGAGCAGCAGGCCGGGCAGCTCGACGGGCTGCTCCAGATGATCCAGATCCTGCTGGCGCTGGCGATCGTGATCGCCGTGCTCGGCATCGTCAACACCCTCGCCCTGTCGGTGCTGGAGCGGACCCGGGAGCTGGGTCTGTTGCGCGCCATCGGCCTGCGCCGGTCGCAGACCATGGGCATGATCACTGTGGAGGCGGTGGTGATCTCGGTGTTCGGCGCGCTGCTCGGCGTCGTGGTCGGCGCCGGCCTGGGTGCCGCGGTGGTGGAGGCGCTGCGCGACGAGGGAATCACCAAGCTGGTGCTGCCGTGGGGCCAGATGGGTGTCTTCCTCGGCCTGGCCGCGATCATCGGGGTGATCGCGGCGGCGCTGCCGGCGATCCGGGCCGCCCGGATCAACGTGCTGGGCGCCATCGCCCACGACTGAGGTGTGCCGCAGCGAAGGCCCCTGTCACCGGCTCGGTGGCAGGGGCCTCGCGCTGCGTGTTGCCCAGCAGATCGGCCGGACGGTGGCAGTGTCAGGCGGGGGTTCGGCGCAGCAGCCCCGCCAGCAGGTCCAGGTCCGCCAGCAGCAGGCTCTCCAACTGGTGTACGCCGTCGGCGGGCGCCAGCGGCACCTCGGCGGGTACGGCCAGCACCGCGGCCCCGGCGGCGACCGCGCTGGCCACCCCGGTCGCCGAGTCCTCGATCGCCACGCACCGCTCGATGGGCACTCCGAGCAGTCGGGCGGCCGTCAGGTACGGCTCCGGATGCGGCTTGGTGGCGTCGACCTCGTCGCCGCAGACCACCACGTCGAAGCTGTCGCGGCCGAGGGTGTCCAGGGCGATCTCGACAAGGGCCCGCCCGCTGGAGGTGACCAGGGCCGTCGGGATCCGCTCCTGCCGGACCGCGCCGAGCAGCGTCAGC
Proteins encoded in this region:
- a CDS encoding ABC transporter permease, with amino-acid sequence MFRATVKSLLARKVRLILSGLAVVLGVMFVSGAFVLTDTLGRSFDSLFADAYAEVDVNVAAKPKLELGELEGEQLASPFPAATLETVRAVDGVSEATGVVSVDGARLIGSNGKAVTSFGPPQLGGNWTGESDLVRLREGRAPQADDEIVINKGLADAGRVALGDRVGVLTLQPREEFTIVGIFGYSGDRDSLGGANEVMFTTPVAQQLMLGESDVFSNIVVTAADGVSDEQLRDAVATAVGDGYVVKTGEQLSADAAAGLKEGLSFFNRILLGFAAVALLVGTFLILNTFSIIVAQRTRELALLRAVGASGKQIIGSVVLEAIAVGLIASVFGLAAGIGVGALLAYLFGNLAGGLALAGVAVPASAVIGAFGVGLVITVLAALLPALRAARIPPIAAMQDVATPDRPLTKVTVGGALVTAIGATLLFLGLGGHAGDSTLATILGGVLFSFIGVALLTPLISRPVVAALGTVFSGWVPGKLGRLNSGRNPRRTAITAAALMVGIALVTGITVILDSAKSSISGLAQDSIRAELVIAGAQSGPRPPTFDPAVLDEAKAIPGVRLVDGEYGDMALVGGESTWVGASSEPSALVEMFGATATAGDIGRLGPGQMLISSDAAESRGLSVGSTVPVQLARGEERSYTVTGIYQSTPLFGGITLPAEAARDFAIPQPIQGYLQLEPGVRAADVLPRVEALLADSPEVSVADRDAFIEQQAGQLDGLLQMIQILLALAIVIAVLGIVNTLALSVLERTRELGLLRAIGLRRSQTMGMITVEAVVISVFGALLGVVVGAGLGAAVVEALRDEGITKLVLPWGQMGVFLGLAAIIGVIAAALPAIRAARINVLGAIAHD
- a CDS encoding ABC transporter ATP-binding protein; amino-acid sequence: MTATTGQPASAAARASDVWKVYGSGEAQVIALRGVSAEFERGRFTAIMGPSGSGKSTLMHCLAGLDSVTRGTVEIGETTVTGLGDAGLTKLRRDKVGFIFQQFNLLPTLTAKENILLPLSIAGRRPDPAWFDVVIDTVGLRDRLGHRPAQLSGGQQQRVACARALVARPEVIFADEPTGNLDSRSGAEVLNFLRNSVRQHGQTIVMVTHDPTAAAYADRVVFLADGQIVSELIEPTADTVLDTMKKLDTPAEVAG
- a CDS encoding HAD family phosphatase; this translates as MLFDMDGTLVDSERLWDVALAELAQHYGGTLSADARRAIVGTGMADSMRILHDDLGQPHRDPRTSAEWINARILELFRTGLQWRPGALTLLGAVRQERIPTALVTSSGRALVEIALDTLGRDSFDVVVCGDEVDATKPHPEPYLTAARLLGVPIERCVAIEDSATGVASAVAAGAAVLAVPAEVPLAPADGVHQLESLLLADLDLLAGLLRRTPA
- a CDS encoding PD-(D/E)XK nuclease family protein, with the translated sequence MTADPVITQQAPTPTELPATVRASLSPSRAADFKTCPLLYRFRSIDRLPERPSVEQARGTLVHAVLERLFDLAPAARTPEAAGDLVAGQWDRLVTEQPELAGLFPDDDPAAAAEFLRSASALLGGYFAVEDPRRLEPAERESLISAVVDDELLIRGYLDRLDVAPDGALRVVDYKTGGAPREAFEARALFQLKFYALVLWRTRGVVPRVLRLLYLKDAEVCDYAPDAEELVRFERTVVALWRAIEQATAARDFRPRPSRLCDWCSHQARCPSYGGTPPPFPEPTATPDPLRDARSSPAPPGADE
- a CDS encoding response regulator transcription factor, with the protein product MADSTGQARPVRILLADDQPLLRTGFRMVLGAEADLDIVAEAGDGVEAVELSRRLLPDVVLMDIRMPRMDGVSATRAIVDARLPVRVLILTTFDLDEYVVGALRAGASGFLAKDVPAEDLVTAIHTVAAGDAVVAPRILRRLLDRFADVLPDPSATPPKALGALTEREREVLVHVARGLSNAEIARALSVSETTIKTHVGHVLTKLGLRDRVQAVVLAYESGLVRPGG
- a CDS encoding sensor histidine kinase, with the translated sequence MGNALRQWLGRNPAAGDALLAVGLVLGEAVFTLLTPREFWSRPLPAALGWSVLCATPVVLRRVAPWPALLAALVTLLFPVVIEVAPATQSLTFVVLTYTMAAYRPARPAVVAAAGLWLPVAVVNTVVPPEGVPQVSTAFLIANNILVGIVSFSVGRTVHARRSSTEALRERARVAEANQRALAEQAVADERRRIARELHDVVAHHVSVMGVLATGVRRVLRRDPDSADEAMATIEETSRATLRELRRLLDVLRTEAEPAAELAPQPGLAGIATLTDQVREAGLPVTLTVTGTAGQLEEGVALTVYRIVQEALTNALKHAGSATAQVRVGFGGDAVEVEVTDTGRGPSPDTDRIGHGLVGMRERVGLYGGTLRTGARSGGGYRVYARIPVEPLPEASRR